The proteins below are encoded in one region of Halalkalicoccus jeotgali B3:
- a CDS encoding DUF402 domain-containing protein, producing MRVAIRGIYTTALTRLFSEAGHEVVQATAPIEERFEREFSDGPADLACETSRDRQGVSLSGVPEAVEEAKRLLAVGRDAFIWEDPTPLGAVFEGRVEGTRGGGAVVSLPEGRGYLPFDDAEGYVEAGDELRVQVTELAAPWDEDDPRLTTTIRARTPGGLAALEKGQSGIDAPDAETAGLVDLLSVEIPEEWGVSLGRRARGASLDDLNEALSRVTTLAEEYGDGGANPYASAWCWFGRESRFSLDGVRREITATMAGHHRIKAGSNRASDAVDFAEALCEPTAFPFDAVASQFGPRAGDELAIEHGKPGGRVITLGRGEVIEYDPEGSITLRREMTPGGSYDALGTSRESGDVAITTLKEGRWWYPTVYRDDDGESKGTYVNVCTPVELFPTSARYVDLHVDVIKHPDGRVERVDDDELAEAVGAGLVGEELAEKARGVAAAIERALD from the coding sequence ATGAGGGTCGCGATCCGGGGGATCTACACGACCGCGCTCACCCGGCTGTTCTCCGAAGCGGGCCACGAGGTCGTCCAGGCGACCGCCCCGATCGAAGAGCGATTCGAGCGCGAGTTTTCCGACGGCCCCGCCGACCTCGCCTGCGAGACGAGTCGCGACCGACAGGGCGTCTCGTTGTCGGGGGTTCCGGAGGCAGTCGAGGAGGCAAAAAGGCTGCTCGCGGTCGGTCGCGACGCGTTCATCTGGGAGGACCCCACCCCGTTGGGTGCGGTTTTCGAGGGACGGGTCGAGGGGACCCGTGGAGGCGGGGCGGTCGTCTCGCTTCCCGAGGGACGGGGCTACCTGCCCTTCGACGACGCCGAGGGCTACGTCGAGGCGGGCGACGAACTGCGCGTGCAGGTCACGGAACTCGCTGCGCCGTGGGACGAGGACGATCCCCGACTGACGACGACGATACGCGCGCGGACCCCCGGCGGGCTGGCGGCGCTCGAAAAGGGCCAGTCGGGGATCGACGCGCCCGACGCCGAGACGGCGGGGCTGGTCGACCTGCTCTCGGTCGAGATCCCTGAGGAGTGGGGCGTCTCGCTCGGACGGCGCGCCCGCGGGGCGAGCCTCGACGACCTGAACGAGGCTCTCTCGCGGGTGACAACCCTCGCCGAGGAGTACGGGGACGGCGGGGCGAACCCGTACGCGAGCGCGTGGTGCTGGTTCGGCCGCGAGAGCCGGTTCTCGCTCGATGGGGTTCGGAGGGAAATCACGGCGACGATGGCGGGCCACCACCGGATCAAGGCCGGCTCGAATCGGGCGAGCGACGCCGTCGACTTCGCGGAGGCGCTCTGTGAACCCACGGCGTTCCCCTTCGACGCGGTCGCGAGCCAGTTCGGGCCCCGGGCGGGCGACGAACTCGCCATCGAACACGGGAAACCCGGCGGGCGGGTGATCACGCTGGGACGCGGCGAGGTGATCGAGTACGACCCCGAGGGCTCGATCACGCTGCGCCGCGAGATGACCCCTGGGGGGAGCTACGACGCGCTGGGCACGTCTCGCGAGTCCGGCGATGTCGCGATCACCACCCTGAAGGAGGGGCGGTGGTGGTATCCGACGGTCTACCGGGACGATGACGGCGAATCGAAGGGAACCTACGTCAACGTGTGTACGCCCGTCGAACTCTTTCCGACGAGTGCGAGATACGTCGACCTCCACGTCGACGTGATCAAACACCCCGACGGGCGTGTCGAGCGCGTCGACGACGACGAGCTAGCCGAGGCGGTCGGTGCGGGCCTCGTGGGCGAGGAACTGGCCGAGAAGGCCCGCGGGGTCGCGGCGGCGATCGAGCGCGCGCTGGATTAG
- the ygfZ gene encoding CAF17-like 4Fe-4S cluster assembly/insertion protein YgfZ, with protein sequence MTVLETFHANHGATFEERGGRRLARHYGRPERTHLAVRNGVGITEMAYGVLVITGDDRVEYVDNVVSNRVPDDDGEGAYALLCDPQGRIELDIYVYNAGERLLLFVPPGRARGLAEEWREKVFIQDVEIEVASDDLAVLGVHGPKATEKVASVLNKIGVPEGELVFDRGTINDIGVTVIASDDPTGEDGYEIVCSAAESEAVMDALINYGTGAIPFGSRTWETLTLEAGTPLFSSELEGRVPNVLGLRNAVDFEKGCFVGQEVISRVENRGQPSQRLVGLRCSELPAAGTAVLGDDETVGEITRAVQSPSLSEPIALALVEFGLESEDVTVGDESVPATVTELPFVEGSGRSARVPFY encoded by the coding sequence ATGACCGTCCTCGAGACCTTCCACGCGAACCACGGCGCGACCTTCGAAGAGCGCGGCGGACGGCGGCTAGCGCGCCACTACGGCCGCCCCGAGCGCACCCATCTGGCGGTCAGAAACGGCGTAGGGATCACCGAGATGGCCTACGGCGTCTTGGTAATCACCGGCGACGATCGGGTGGAGTACGTCGACAACGTCGTCTCGAACCGCGTGCCCGACGACGACGGCGAGGGCGCGTACGCCCTGCTGTGTGATCCGCAGGGCCGGATCGAACTCGACATCTACGTCTACAACGCCGGCGAGCGCCTCCTGCTTTTCGTCCCGCCCGGCCGTGCGCGAGGACTGGCCGAGGAGTGGCGCGAGAAGGTGTTCATCCAGGACGTCGAGATCGAGGTCGCCAGCGACGATCTGGCGGTGCTCGGCGTTCACGGACCGAAAGCCACCGAAAAGGTCGCGAGCGTGCTCAACAAGATCGGCGTTCCGGAGGGCGAACTGGTCTTCGACCGCGGGACGATCAACGACATCGGCGTGACCGTCATCGCGAGCGACGACCCGACCGGCGAGGACGGCTACGAGATCGTCTGTAGCGCCGCCGAGAGCGAGGCGGTGATGGACGCACTGATCAACTACGGGACCGGGGCGATCCCCTTCGGTTCCCGGACGTGGGAAACGCTGACGCTCGAGGCAGGCACGCCCCTCTTTTCGAGCGAACTCGAAGGCCGGGTACCGAACGTACTGGGGCTTCGAAACGCCGTGGACTTCGAAAAAGGCTGTTTCGTCGGTCAGGAGGTCATCAGTCGCGTCGAAAACAGGGGCCAGCCGAGCCAACGGCTCGTCGGTCTGCGGTGTTCCGAACTACCGGCGGCAGGCACGGCGGTCCTCGGGGACGACGAGACGGTCGGGGAGATCACCCGCGCGGTACAGAGCCCGTCGCTCTCCGAGCCCATCGCGCTCGCGCTCGTGGAGTTCGGGTTGGAGAGCGAGGACGTAACGGTCGGGGACGAGTCGGTGCCCGCAACCGTCACGGAACTGCCGTTCGTCGAGGGAAGCGGGCGCTCGGCGCGGGTGCCGTTCTACTAG
- a CDS encoding DUF7093 family protein, which translates to MSLRCSLLGHEYGESEIERDREERGNEVVISVVELERCVHCGTARTISENTEVTQLSGPRSGTVQPGPARARPSPAESDEPDEPDEPGEPGEIADPSGPGIEPRETSDPADSTANPANSETTRRRDPVVEADPDREDTEIIEDGPGTDEGRDPGAWPEADGEDEGFDATTPDGPTDIDFGGGLTPQADQGAEIIDSAGESDVEGGAEPTFVDAGSSQSPGRSAPPNVGGGLYCPHCEAASLDERDSLRAGDICPECHRGYLAEGER; encoded by the coding sequence ATGAGTCTCCGCTGTTCACTCCTCGGTCACGAGTACGGGGAAAGCGAGATCGAGCGCGACCGCGAGGAACGCGGCAACGAGGTGGTCATCAGCGTCGTCGAACTCGAACGCTGCGTCCACTGTGGTACGGCGCGGACGATCAGCGAGAACACGGAGGTCACCCAGCTCTCGGGTCCCCGATCCGGGACCGTCCAACCGGGGCCAGCCCGGGCCCGCCCGTCGCCAGCCGAGTCCGACGAACCCGACGAGCCCGACGAGCCCGGCGAGCCCGGCGAGATCGCCGACCCCTCGGGACCGGGTATCGAGCCCCGCGAGACGAGCGACCCGGCCGACTCGACGGCCAACCCCGCGAACTCGGAAACGACCCGCCGACGGGACCCGGTCGTCGAGGCCGACCCCGACCGCGAGGACACGGAGATCATCGAGGACGGGCCCGGAACCGACGAGGGGCGCGACCCGGGCGCGTGGCCCGAAGCCGACGGCGAGGACGAGGGCTTCGACGCGACGACTCCCGACGGGCCGACCGACATCGACTTCGGCGGCGGGCTGACCCCACAGGCCGATCAGGGCGCGGAGATCATCGATTCGGCCGGCGAATCGGACGTCGAGGGCGGGGCGGAACCGACCTTCGTCGACGCCGGTTCGTCGCAGTCGCCGGGCCGGTCGGCGCCACCCAACGTCGGCGGTGGACTGTACTGTCCCCACTGCGAGGCCGCATCGCTCGACGAGCGCGACTCGCTGCGGGCGGGCGACATCTGTCCGGAGTGTCACCGGGGCTATCTGGCCGAGGGCGAGCGCTGA
- a CDS encoding DUF5611 family protein, with protein sequence MREYKMRRGEHLEERIPDMEGTIEEYFGSITDSEEHNGSDLFVVEEPDNPVFERIVAGAVAYSGKKDKLAVHFEERPAEDVIAEGNADAAADAVDAKNSFLLEATGRDAKSRRESMKRDVEDKDADVPDA encoded by the coding sequence ATGCGCGAATACAAGATGCGACGCGGCGAGCACCTCGAAGAGCGGATCCCCGACATGGAGGGGACCATCGAGGAGTACTTCGGCTCCATTACCGACTCCGAGGAGCACAACGGCAGCGACCTCTTCGTGGTCGAGGAGCCCGACAACCCCGTCTTCGAGCGGATCGTCGCCGGCGCGGTCGCCTACAGCGGCAAGAAGGACAAGCTCGCGGTCCACTTCGAGGAGCGCCCCGCAGAAGACGTCATCGCCGAGGGCAACGCCGACGCCGCCGCCGACGCGGTCGACGCCAAAAACAGCTTTCTGCTCGAAGCGACGGGCCGGGACGCGAAATCCCGGCGCGAATCGATGAAACGCGACGTCGAGGACAAAGACGCCGACGTCCCCGACGCCTAA
- a CDS encoding geranylgeranyl reductase family protein, with product MYDFVVVGAGPAGSRFAHRAAEGGYDVLALEQGSVGEPLACSGHVSTDVWEYTTEGAREDLLQNEITGARFHVGGPESEAHPFYTDDPISNVIDRVGLDEHLAAAAREAGADLREHHTVTDVSEEPDHVLVSASTPEGSAQFRARMVAGCDGPVSRTRRDLDIEEPDELLHGVLGFDPTPDHGDRVDVHLTVPRFFAWRIPRGEAGVEYGLAAPPGREVRGLFEEFTAGYGVETENVCSGMIPIGPPERITSDRGFLLGDAAAQTKPFTGGGILYGMTAADHAADTVDPENPKTLQRYEKTWRSDLAREIRLGGVLRRAYSLPKPIQNAGLGALSGEIGVHMDRPTSLFSRAQLKALLSRS from the coding sequence ATGTACGACTTCGTCGTGGTCGGGGCCGGCCCCGCCGGTTCGCGTTTTGCCCACCGCGCCGCCGAGGGGGGCTACGACGTGCTCGCCCTGGAGCAGGGATCGGTCGGCGAGCCGCTTGCCTGTTCGGGACACGTCAGCACCGACGTCTGGGAGTACACGACCGAGGGCGCCCGCGAGGACCTCCTCCAGAACGAGATCACGGGCGCGCGCTTTCATGTTGGGGGGCCCGAAAGCGAGGCCCACCCCTTTTACACCGACGACCCGATCTCGAACGTGATCGACCGGGTCGGCCTCGACGAGCACCTCGCGGCGGCCGCCCGCGAGGCCGGCGCCGACCTCCGGGAGCACCACACCGTCACGGACGTTTCGGAGGAACCGGATCACGTCCTCGTCTCGGCCAGCACGCCCGAGGGGAGCGCGCAGTTTCGCGCGCGGATGGTCGCGGGCTGTGACGGGCCCGTCTCCCGTACCCGTCGCGATCTCGATATCGAGGAACCCGACGAACTGCTCCACGGCGTCCTCGGGTTCGATCCGACGCCGGACCACGGCGACCGGGTCGACGTCCACCTCACCGTCCCGCGTTTTTTCGCGTGGCGCATCCCGCGGGGCGAGGCCGGGGTGGAGTACGGGCTGGCCGCCCCGCCCGGACGCGAGGTCCGCGGGCTGTTCGAGGAGTTCACCGCCGGCTACGGCGTCGAGACCGAGAACGTCTGCTCGGGGATGATCCCCATCGGCCCACCCGAGCGGATCACGAGCGACCGGGGATTCCTCCTCGGGGACGCGGCCGCCCAGACAAAGCCCTTCACCGGCGGGGGGATCCTGTATGGCATGACCGCCGCCGACCACGCCGCAGACACCGTCGATCCCGAGAACCCGAAGACCCTCCAACGCTACGAGAAAACATGGCGGTCGGACCTCGCCCGCGAGATCCGCCTCGGTGGCGTACTCCGGCGGGCGTACTCGCTCCCGAAGCCGATCCAGAACGCGGGACTGGGCGCGCTCTCGGGCGAGATCGGCGTCCATATGGACCGTCCCACCTCACTGTTCTCGCGCGCCCAGTTGAAGGCGCTTCTCTCGCGGTCCTAG
- a CDS encoding DUF6432 family protein, whose translation MGAKRAYRNRTDSEVAVLDALIERPEGGMTVLELRTRADVTIDELETALADLKRADLITVEKNGDRTVILPDESVVPDPESEEPSFFERLRERLPF comes from the coding sequence ATGGGCGCAAAGCGGGCGTACCGGAATCGCACCGACAGCGAGGTTGCCGTTCTCGACGCACTTATCGAGCGACCCGAAGGCGGAATGACGGTGCTGGAACTGCGGACCCGCGCCGACGTGACCATCGACGAACTCGAGACCGCACTCGCCGATCTGAAGCGCGCGGACCTGATCACCGTCGAGAAGAACGGCGATCGCACCGTCATCCTGCCCGACGAGTCGGTCGTTCCCGACCCCGAGAGCGAGGAGCCGTCGTTTTTCGAACGACTTCGGGAGCGACTGCCGTTCTAA
- a CDS encoding WD40/YVTN/BNR-like repeat-containing protein: MNTVYTAMRNTLIVARAGSGDWALTHRLGGRDLQCLAVSPEADERVFVGTAEDGLLRSADGGESFERVGRSIGSDRVMSATVSPHDPAEVWVGTEPSAVYRSRDAGDSWEHMEGIVDLPSEPEWYFPPRPDTHHVRWIEIDPHDPRRIYVGIELGALLISDDGGETWRERPPGSRRDNHSLATHPDESGSVYSAAGDGYAESHDGGESWTHPQEGLDHRYCWSVRPDPTDPDTVLVSCASGARSAHSVGSAESYVYRRRGRRWDRLAGRGLPMGEGVLRATLATHGEEFYAATNRGLFRSRDAGDSWDRLPVEWTPEFERQAPRGLTVV, from the coding sequence ATGAACACCGTCTACACGGCCATGCGAAACACCCTGATCGTCGCACGAGCGGGATCCGGGGACTGGGCCCTCACACACCGACTGGGAGGGCGGGACCTCCAGTGTCTCGCCGTCTCGCCTGAGGCCGACGAACGCGTGTTCGTCGGCACCGCCGAGGACGGCCTCCTTCGCAGCGCGGACGGCGGGGAGTCCTTCGAACGGGTAGGCCGCTCGATCGGCTCCGATCGGGTCATGAGTGCGACTGTCAGCCCCCACGATCCTGCGGAGGTCTGGGTCGGTACCGAGCCGAGCGCGGTCTACCGTTCGCGGGACGCGGGCGATAGCTGGGAACACATGGAGGGAATCGTCGACCTGCCTTCCGAGCCCGAGTGGTACTTTCCGCCCAGACCCGACACCCACCACGTCCGATGGATCGAGATCGATCCCCACGACCCTCGTCGGATCTACGTCGGGATCGAACTCGGCGCGCTGCTGATCAGCGACGACGGTGGGGAAACGTGGCGCGAGCGTCCCCCCGGATCGCGCCGGGACAACCACTCGCTTGCGACCCATCCAGACGAGTCCGGGAGCGTCTACTCCGCGGCGGGCGACGGCTACGCCGAGAGCCACGACGGGGGTGAGTCCTGGACCCACCCACAGGAGGGGCTTGACCATCGCTACTGCTGGAGCGTCCGGCCCGACCCGACCGACCCCGATACCGTCCTCGTCTCCTGTGCGAGCGGGGCGCGCTCGGCACACTCGGTCGGCTCGGCCGAGTCGTACGTCTACCGCCGCCGGGGTAGACGATGGGACCGCCTCGCAGGCCGTGGACTTCCGATGGGGGAAGGGGTCCTCCGGGCGACCCTCGCGACCCACGGGGAGGAGTTCTACGCCGCGACCAACCGCGGTCTCTTTCGATCGCGCGACGCGGGCGACTCGTGGGACCGACTCCCGGTCGAGTGGACCCCGGAATTCGAGCGCCAGGCTCCACGTGGGTTGACGGTCGTCTGA